In Zea mays cultivar B73 chromosome 7, Zm-B73-REFERENCE-NAM-5.0, whole genome shotgun sequence, the following proteins share a genomic window:
- the LOC103632857 gene encoding probable BRI1 kinase inhibitor 1: protein MDTPQSRARPPQQSKPSPPSAPPPLPFSATTSPSHGFSSPSPFGGHLRPLSMSRTPVGRVGSDLSHARANHHHATTSDGTSSKDRDSRAKSKASPFFSGLGGAWRKQAEEKRKGRPKPRRAALDVGQWVKRHMASMVEQLRASFSRHSEREQRRRPHSFSGHGPGAAREMREREHWRRRRGQLSSAPASLRVSPANSGHLSVGGSVKVSTSSEESTMEELQSAIEAAIAHCKNSISVAKQTAPTGDDGTKLQ, encoded by the coding sequence ATGGACACACCGCAGTCACGCGCACGTCCACCTCAACAGTCCAAGCCAAGCCCACCTTCGGCTCCCCCACCGCTGCCCTTCTCCGCCACCACCTCCCCCTCCCACGGCTTCTCATCCCCCTCTCCCTTCGGCGGCCACCTGCGCCCGCTCTCCATGTCCCGCACCCCCGTCGGCCGCGTCGGCAGCGACCTCAGCCACGCCAGAGCGAACCATCATCACGCCACTACGAGCGACGGCACCAGCAGCAAGGACAGGGACAGTAGGGCCAAGAGCAAGGCCTCGCCTTTCTTCTCTGGCCTCGGCGGCGCGTGGAGGAAGCAGGCCGAGGAGAAGAGGAAGGGAAGGCCCAAGCCCAGGAGAGCGGCGCTGGACGTGGGCCAGTGGGTGAAGCGACACATGGCATCCATGGTGGAGCAGCTGCGTGCCTCCTTCTCCCGGCACTCGGAGCGGGAGCAGCGGCGCCGTCCGCACTCGTTCTCGGGCCACGGCCCGGGCGCCGCCAGGGAGATGAGGGAGCGGGAGCACTGgaggcggcggcgcgggcagCTGTCGTCCGCGCCGGCGTCGCTGCGCGTGTCGCCTGCGAACAGCGGGCACCTCTCCGTTGGCGGCTCGGTCAAGGTGTCCACGTCGTCGGAGGAGAGCACCATGGAGGAGCTGCAGAGCGCCATCGAGGCCGCCATCGCGCACTGCAAGAATTCCATCTCCGTGGCCAAGCAGACGGCGCCGACCGGGGACGACGGCACCAAGCTTCAGTAA